One Candidatus Aminicenantes bacterium DNA segment encodes these proteins:
- a CDS encoding NAD-dependent epimerase/dehydratase family protein encodes GANKENPGRFFYDNAVMGIHLIHEAYRKGVEKFVILGTICCYPKFTPAPFKEEDLWIGYPEETNAPYGLAKKMLLVQSQAYRQQYGFNSVFVMPVNLYGPRDNFDPKSSHVIPALVRKFVEAMGGKAVCRDRLAGKAKGTGGETVTAGFDKPVVVWGTGSASREFLFVEDAAEAIALTAERYESGEPMNLGSGREITIKDLVELIARIMRYSGEIKWDASKPDGQPRRLLDVSRAEREVGFMAKTSLEDGLRRAIVWYLAN; translated from the coding sequence GGGGCTAATAAGGAAAACCCGGGGCGGTTTTTCTATGATAACGCCGTCATGGGGATTCATCTCATCCATGAGGCCTATCGGAAGGGAGTCGAGAAATTTGTGATTTTGGGGACTATCTGTTGTTACCCGAAGTTTACGCCGGCGCCGTTTAAGGAAGAGGATCTCTGGATCGGGTATCCCGAGGAGACCAACGCGCCCTACGGGCTGGCCAAGAAGATGCTTTTGGTTCAGTCGCAAGCCTATCGACAGCAATACGGATTTAATTCAGTTTTCGTCATGCCGGTCAATTTGTATGGGCCGCGAGACAATTTCGACCCGAAATCCTCCCATGTCATCCCGGCGCTCGTCAGGAAATTCGTCGAGGCGATGGGCGGGAAGGCGGTGTGCCGGGATAGGTTGGCCGGGAAGGCCAAGGGGACGGGTGGCGAAACAGTGACGGCAGGTTTTGATAAGCCGGTTGTCGTGTGGGGGACAGGTTCAGCTTCGAGAGAGTTTCTTTTTGTCGAAGACGCCGCTGAGGCCATCGCCTTAACGGCAGAGAGGTATGAGAGCGGCGAACCGATGAACTTGGGTTCGGGTAGGGAAATCACCATCAAGGATTTGGTGGAGTTGATCGCGAGAATAATGCGATATAGCGGTGAAATTAAATGGGACGCGAGCAAGCCCGACGGCCAGCCGAGGAGATTACTGGATGTCTCGAGGGCCGAGCGGGAAGTGGGCTTTATGGCCAAAACGAGCCTCGAAGACGGCCTAAGGCGCGCGATCGTGTGGTATCTGGCCAATTAG